TAGGCCCGTCTTCTTGAAGAATCGCTGAGCGTTTCGTAGGCTTCCTGAATTTCACGGAACCGGTCTGCAAAAAAATCATCATTTTCATTCTTATCCGGATGATATTTTAATGATAATTTTCTATAAGCCTTTTTGATGTCTTCTTCTGAAGCATCCTGAGAAATACCGAGAAAATAGTAGTAATCTTTCATGTAGAACCCTACAAAAGTAAGAATTTATTTTTCTAAATGCCCTTAAACATATACGATTTTTGTCATTGTAAACTAAGGAATTATTTCTTTGTCCTCACTTTCAAGATACTCTGGGCACGTCTCAAAGCTCAGGTTGGTTTAAAAGATGATGGAAAATAAAAGACTTCTGTTATCTTCCAATCTGCAGAGACGAAATCTCCTGCTTTGCCAATCCGTATATTCAAAATTTCATTAAAAAATTACGGCGCGGGAAGCTTTGCTTCCCGCGCCGTAATTAAACAATTTCAATTGAGTAATGATGATTAAGCTTTCGCTGCTTCATGTCTTCTGTGGCATCTGGATTTAAATTCTTTTTTGAATTTTCCTTTTAATTCCTCATACTGCTCATTATTCATTTCTCTGATTTTATCTGCAAGCCCGAAAGGTGATCTTTCTTTGATTCCGTATTCATCAAAAATACCTCTGATAAATCTTTTTCTTTCTGCCATTTTTTTGACTGCTAATACTACGCCTACTACAGCTAATGCTCCAAGAGCACCTTTTAATACTGAATTTTTCATTTTTTCAAAATTTTAAATTTTACTACTTCTTGTTTTTTATAGAGACGAATGAATTTTAATTTTACTTTACTACTTCTTTAAAAATTTCAAACTATTCGTTATTTCTGTTATGTCTGTTAAAGAATCCGTTTTCGCATTTGCTTCTCCAGACTTCTTTAAATTTTTCACGTTCTTCGGGAGACAAATGTTGCATTCTTTCTCTCATCTTTCTTTCTTTAAAGTCCCGCATTCCTTTTCCGAAATGGAAACCTCCGAAAAGAATTTTACTTAATATCAGTATCCCCATCGCCTGCCAGTAGCTAATTGATTTTACTCCTAAAATTTCAGGCAAAAGGCAGTTCCAAAGCGACATTACAATCCATGTAACGGCTAAGAGAATTAATGGTGGACATAGAATTAAAAAAATCCAGCCTTTTTTGTGTTTATGATTCATAATATCTTCTTTCTAACTATTTAAATCTTCGTATAATTTTCTTAATCTGTTTCTTAAATGCTTTACTGCATAGTTCTTTCTGCTGATGATGGTTTTTATATTTTCCCCTTGTTCATCCGCGATTTGCTGGAGGGTCTTGTCATTCAGCTCGTTTTCCGTATATACCAATCTTTGTTTCTCCGGAAGCTCTTCTAAAGCTTCGAATAATTTCTTCCAGATTTCATCCTGAAACATTTTCACTTCCGGACCGGCACTTTCATCCATCAATAGAATATCCTTGATGGAGAAGTCGCCATCTTCATCTTCGTATACAAAATCTTCAAGATTCTCGGTTTTCTTTTTACGGTAACGGTCGGTAATTTTATTGGCAGTCACCCTGTACAGCCATCCACCAACGTTTACAATCTCAGACAGATTGGTAATACTGCTGAACTGATACCAGACTTCCTGCAGAATATCTTCTGCATCTTCTGTATTTTTCACTTTCGGACGAATGAAAGACATCAGTTTTCCTCCGTAGCTCGAAACGGTTTGTGAGATGATACTTTCTTTCTCTTTCTGTGGCATTGTTATTTTTTCGACAACCTCCATACTCACATGACGATCATCTGTTTTGTTTTACTTTAATAAATTTAAAATATTTTTTATCAAATATTCACTTTTCTTTTGCTAATCATATTTTGACTCATAGATCTTAATAAACATGGTTCATTTTACACTTCTATACTTTTTATCCTGAGCAAAAGAAAAGGACGGAGCTAAAATATACTCCGTCCTCTTATAAAAGTTTATCTATGTTGTAATTATTTATTAAAATTCTCGGCAAAAAATCCCAGCATATACTTGTATAGTTCCAATCTGTTGGGTTCTTTTCCAAAGCCATGTCCTTCATCATATTTTACCAGGTAAGGAATTTCATATCCTTTTGCACGAAGTGCTTTCACGATCTGATCAGATTCATTGATATTTACTCTTGGATCATTCGCTCCCTGAACTACAAAAAGAGGCTTTTTAATTCTATCAATCTGAAAAACGGGAGATACTTCTTTTGCAATTTTTGCTTCCTCCGGATTGTCCAGATCATACCATATCTGTTTTACCATTTCTTTATATGGCTTCCAATACTCCGGAAATGAGTCAAAGAATGTAAAGATGTTTGAAACTCCAACATAATCCACTCCGCAGGTATACAGGTCGGGTGTTTTTATCAATCCCATCAAAGTAGCGTATCCTCCGTGGCTTCCTCCATAGATGGCTATCTTATCTTTATCTGCCCATCCCTGCTCTATGATATATTTTACTCCATCTTCTACATCATCCATTGCTTTTCTGCCGATTTGCTTATAGCCTGCTTTCTGAAATCCTTTTCCATAACCACCCGAAATCCTAAAATTAACCTGTAAAGTAGCATACCCGCGGCTCGCGAAAAGCTGTGTTTCAGGATTGAAGCCCCATTCATCACGGATTCCCTGCGGACCTCCATGAGGATTCACAATTAAAGGAACCTTTTTTCCTTCTATGGCAGCTTTCGGCAGTGTTATATATCCGTGAATCGTCAGTCCATCTCTGCTTTTAAACTGTATAGGACGCATTTCAGCCATATCTTCCTGCTTCAGCTGAGGCATAAGATCATAAAGAAGGGTTGTCTTTTTCGTTTTTGGATCATATTCATAATAGGTCCCGTACAATTTATCACTGCTCACAATAACCAAAAGTTTGTTATCATTATCATCTGAGGAAACGACATAAAACTGTTTATCTCCAAATTCTGATGTCAATTGAGCATGAACATCTTTATAAAATGCACTCACGGGAATCGTTTCATTTTTATCTCCGGTATAGCTGATGTAATCCAGCTCATAATTCCTGTTCTTACCTGCAATGCTTATTGAGCTTACATCAAAAACAGGGTTAGAATAAACTTCTTTTATTACGGAATTTTTTTTCAGGTCATACAATACGATTTTTGCCTTATCACTATCCAGGTTAGAAACAACATAAGCATCATCTTTATTTTCTGAATGGTCGTTAAATCCAATAATAGTAAAAGTATCGGACCAGTCGGTTTTCTTGATCAGATTAAACTTGCCGGTCTGTGTGTCCTTATAATAAGTATGGGTAGTCAAACCGTTAACCAGGATTGTATAGCCTCTTAAATTACCTTCTTTATCAAAGATATAATCATCTATAGGGTTCTTAGGATCTTTATTTTCATACAGCTGAACCATATCTCCTGTCACGAAATTAATCTTATAGGGTTCAAAGATCTGTTTGTTGTTTTTATTCATGGTAACTACCACGAAATCCGTATCTTTTATTAATTTAACCATACCTAGTGTTACTCCTTCAAAAGGGGTAAGGTCTTTCAGATTACCTCCATCAAGATCTGCAGCATACAAATGAATATTTTCATTTCCTCCTTTATCCTGGGTAAAGAACAGTCGGTTTTTATTCAGCCATCCATAGCTCTTGATCAGATCTTCCTTCTCCTCAATAGCTTTCGTAACTTTTCCTGTTTTTAAGTTCTTTACATAAACATGATTCTTGCTATCCTTGTCTTTTTCTTTATAGGATAGAAAATTGCCATTGGGAGAAATTTTAAATTGTGACGCTTTTGGCCTTGCAAAATAATCCTCTACTTTGTACTTAAATGTTCCTTTATCATAGGAGATAAGCTTATCAAGGTTCGCTTTGGCAGTTGGCAGGGTGGCATCACCCGGTAATTTGGCAGTTGTGTT
The sequence above is drawn from the Chryseobacterium daecheongense genome and encodes:
- a CDS encoding sigma-70 family RNA polymerase sigma factor; the protein is MPQKEKESIISQTVSSYGGKLMSFIRPKVKNTEDAEDILQEVWYQFSSITNLSEIVNVGGWLYRVTANKITDRYRKKKTENLEDFVYEDEDGDFSIKDILLMDESAGPEVKMFQDEIWKKLFEALEELPEKQRLVYTENELNDKTLQQIADEQGENIKTIISRKNYAVKHLRNRLRKLYEDLNS
- a CDS encoding S9 family peptidase, coding for MKLKTKIIITVQVAMSTIMINAQNTTAKLPGDATLPTAKANLDKLISYDKGTFKYKVEDYFARPKASQFKISPNGNFLSYKEKDKDSKNHVYVKNLKTGKVTKAIEEKEDLIKSYGWLNKNRLFFTQDKGGNENIHLYAADLDGGNLKDLTPFEGVTLGMVKLIKDTDFVVVTMNKNNKQIFEPYKINFVTGDMVQLYENKDPKNPIDDYIFDKEGNLRGYTILVNGLTTHTYYKDTQTGKFNLIKKTDWSDTFTIIGFNDHSENKDDAYVVSNLDSDKAKIVLYDLKKNSVIKEVYSNPVFDVSSISIAGKNRNYELDYISYTGDKNETIPVSAFYKDVHAQLTSEFGDKQFYVVSSDDNDNKLLVIVSSDKLYGTYYEYDPKTKKTTLLYDLMPQLKQEDMAEMRPIQFKSRDGLTIHGYITLPKAAIEGKKVPLIVNPHGGPQGIRDEWGFNPETQLFASRGYATLQVNFRISGGYGKGFQKAGYKQIGRKAMDDVEDGVKYIIEQGWADKDKIAIYGGSHGGYATLMGLIKTPDLYTCGVDYVGVSNIFTFFDSFPEYWKPYKEMVKQIWYDLDNPEEAKIAKEVSPVFQIDRIKKPLFVVQGANDPRVNINESDQIVKALRAKGYEIPYLVKYDEGHGFGKEPNRLELYKYMLGFFAENFNK